One window of Verrucomicrobiia bacterium genomic DNA carries:
- a CDS encoding type II secretion system protein, which yields MNIRTSRKSGFTLVEIMIVVAIIGLLAAIAIPNFIRARTQSQTNACINNLRQIDGAVQQWALEMKQPTSATASYTDISAYLKNAVSCPAAGSDTSFSGSYSCGATVTDQPTCKISGVGVGGGTHVLPTQPGS from the coding sequence ATGAACATTAGAACATCGAGGAAGAGCGGCTTCACGCTCGTGGAAATCATGATCGTAGTCGCAATCATCGGGCTGTTGGCGGCCATCGCCATCCCGAACTTCATCCGGGCACGTACGCAGTCCCAGACCAATGCTTGCATTAACAACCTGCGCCAGATCGATGGCGCCGTCCAGCAATGGGCGTTGGAGATGAAGCAGCCGACGTCGGCAACGGCGAGTTACACCGACATCTCCGCGTACTTGAAGAATGCTGTTTCATGCCCTGCGGCAGGAAGCGACACGAGCTTCAGCGGCAGTTATTCATGTGGCGCTACCGTAACCGACCAACCGACGTGCAAGATATCTGGCGTTGGAGTCGGTGGTGGGACACACGTGCTGCCTACCCAGCCGGGTTCCTAG